The Synechococcus sp. RS9909 genomic interval CAAAGGACCTGTGATGTTGTAGGGGATATTGGCGACCACCTTGGTGGCACGGCAACCGCCCGGGCCCTCCAGGGCAACGGCCAGCACATCCCCCTCCTGCAGGGAGAAGCGGGGCTCGGCCGCGAAGCGCTGACGCAGCCCGACCACCAGGTCGCGATCGAGCTCAACGGCATGCACCGACGCGACCGGTGAGGCCAGGAGACGCTCGGTGAGGGCGCCGCGGCCGGGCCCCACCTCCAGCACCCGGTCACCCGCCTGCAGATCGGCGGCCTGCAGGATCCGCTCCAGCACCTGGTCATCCCGGAGCCAGTGTTGGCCGAAGCGTTTGCGCGCGGTGTGACCGGAGAACGTCATGGCGTCGGGCTCGACATGGTTTCAGGGACGACGCAGCGCACCACTCAATTCAATCGGTGTGCGCGTCTCCACCTCAATCGCCTCGAAGGGAATCCGGATGCCGTTCTGATCCAGCGCCTCTTTCATCGCCTGCTGCACAATCCGGGTGGCCCACCACTGATTTTCATTGCCATGGATTTTGGTGTTGACGCGCACCACCACCGCATTGGCACGCAATTCCTCCACATTGGAGAAATAGGGATTGTCGAGAAAAACCTCTTTGTATTGCGGGTCCTGCCCCAACGACTTGCCGGTGGCGTTGATGATCGCCTCCACCTGGCGCAGATCAGCGTCGTAGGGAACCGGCAGTCGCACCAGAGACCAGGTCCAACCTTTCGACTGATTGGCCAGAAACGTGACCTGGCTGTTGCGGATGTACCAGACCACCCCCCAGTAATCACGGATGCGGATGTTGTAGAGATTCACCTCCCGCACCTGCCCCAACACCTCTCCGATTTTCACCGAATCACCGATCCCGAGCTGATCCTGAAAGATGATCAGGGTGCCGGCGATGATGTCGGCCACCAGGGATTGGGCACCGAAACCCACCACGCCGGCCACGATGCCCGCGCCAGCCAGCAGGGGCACCAGATTCACCCCGAGGGAATCGAGCATCCAGAGCAGCGCCATGAAGGCCACCAGCAATCGCCACAGGCTCTTGAAGAGGTTGCCCAGGGCCGACACGTGCTGAGCACGCCGGTCGAGCATCAACTTGGTGGCCATCTCGAAGTCGGTCTCGCCGAAGAAGGCCGCCCGATCCTGCGTCGGGCGTTTGCGCACCAGACGCCCCACCACCCGCTCGATCAGTCGGGATCCCAGCCACACCGCCAGCCAAGACGCCAGAAGGATCATCAGCAGCTGGGGCACAGCAACCAAAGACACGGGATCGATCAGATCAGTCTCTCCACCATGACCCAGCGCACCGGCCGTGTGCTCGGCGCCAGGGGCACCAGTGCCAGCACCACCTCCAGCCCAGCCGTGGCCATCCAGGGATGGTCCGCCTGCCAGCAGGCCAGAGCCCGGGCCAGCCGCAGTCGTTTGCGGTGATGAAAGGCGGCCAGTCCGCCGGCATCAGGACCGAGGCGCCGCCGTGCCTTCACCTCCACGGCAAGCAGACGCATGCGGCAGGAGCGCCCCTTGACCATGAGCAGATCGATCTCGCCGTAGCGGCAGCGCCAACGCTGGGCCAGGCAACGCCAACCCTGACCCTGCAATAAGCGCAGGGCCCGCTGCTCCGCCCAGCGACCATCCAGGGTCCGGCCGCGGTTCCGTGGTTCCATGCTCTTCACCCAGACTCCGCTCTTAGGGTTCCCCTGTGGTCTTGCGATCGTGGTCTTGCGAGAGATGTCGTTCCGTCCCGCTGCAGCAGCCCTTGCCCTGCTGCTCTCCGTTTGCACCCTGGTGATGGCAGCGCCAGTCGCCCAGGCCGCCATGGACTACGCCAAGCAGGTGCTGATCGGCGCCGACTTCTCCGGACGGGAGATGCAAGGCGTCACCTTCAACCTCACCAACCTGCGCGAAGCCGATCTCTCCGGCAGTGATCTGCAGGGGGCCAGCCTGTTCGGCGCCAAGTTGCAGGATGCCGATCTGAGCAACACCAACCTGCGCGACGCCACCCTCGATTCCGCCGTGCTGGATGGCACCAACCTCAGCAATGCGGTTCTGGAAGACGCCTTCGCGTTCAACACCCGCTTCATCAACGTGACGATCAGTGGCGCTGACTTCACGAACGTGCCCCTGCGCGGCGATGTGCTCAAAACACTCTGCGCGGTTGCTGAGGGCACCAATCCGGTGACCGGCCGCAACACCCGCGACACCCTCGGCTGCTGATGAGCTTCGATCCCCGCAGCCTCGAACGCCTGAAGGAACTGGGGCGGACCCTGCCCCAGGCCCTGCCGACGCCTGAGGCGAAACCAGCGTCAACGCCGAAGGCCAGTGAACGGCGCCACAAGGTGGAAACGGAGCAGAACCCGGAGCAGCTGTTCCGAGAGCTGATGCAGGTGAGCCCCGATGGCACGGTGCCCGAGCATCTGATGCAGCGCCTGAAGGAGGCGGAACAGCGCAGCCAGGCGGAACGCCGGCCGGCCACAGCGGCCACCAGCTCCCCCTTGCCGGCCCCGACGACCGGTCAACGGCCGATCAAAGGCAAGACCACCCGCCCCCAGCGGCCCTCTGTGGCGCCGGGCAGCGAAGAGGAAAGCCTTTATGT includes:
- a CDS encoding mechanosensitive ion channel family protein, giving the protein MSLVAVPQLLMILLASWLAVWLGSRLIERVVGRLVRKRPTQDRAAFFGETDFEMATKLMLDRRAQHVSALGNLFKSLWRLLVAFMALLWMLDSLGVNLVPLLAGAGIVAGVVGFGAQSLVADIIAGTLIIFQDQLGIGDSVKIGEVLGQVREVNLYNIRIRDYWGVVWYIRNSQVTFLANQSKGWTWSLVRLPVPYDADLRQVEAIINATGKSLGQDPQYKEVFLDNPYFSNVEELRANAVVVRVNTKIHGNENQWWATRIVQQAMKEALDQNGIRIPFEAIEVETRTPIELSGALRRP
- a CDS encoding pentapeptide repeat-containing protein, with the protein product MSFRPAAAALALLLSVCTLVMAAPVAQAAMDYAKQVLIGADFSGREMQGVTFNLTNLREADLSGSDLQGASLFGAKLQDADLSNTNLRDATLDSAVLDGTNLSNAVLEDAFAFNTRFINVTISGADFTNVPLRGDVLKTLCAVAEGTNPVTGRNTRDTLGC
- a CDS encoding YraN family protein; its protein translation is MEPRNRGRTLDGRWAEQRALRLLQGQGWRCLAQRWRCRYGEIDLLMVKGRSCRMRLLAVEVKARRRLGPDAGGLAAFHHRKRLRLARALACWQADHPWMATAGLEVVLALVPLAPSTRPVRWVMVERLI